One stretch of Chiroxiphia lanceolata isolate bChiLan1 chromosome 1, bChiLan1.pri, whole genome shotgun sequence DNA includes these proteins:
- the BAALC gene encoding brain and acute leukemia cytoplasmic protein gives MGCGGSRADAIEPRYYESWTRETESTWLTNTDSESPQQEGGGAEPGREQGGPRPGLLEDGKLAQTGVTTASAPSGTLNTEKRNNCGSQCANPMVHSMGATTQRQNGFKTTESKWNPQKMSTKEVAINVTKSIRQSDRRKTKNCAN, from the exons ATGGGCTGCGGGGGCAGCCGGGCCGACGCCATCGAACCCCGGTACTACGAGAGCTGGACGCGGGAGACCGAGTCCACCTGGCTGACCAACACGGACTCCGAGAGCCCGCAGCAGGAGGGCGGCGGCGCCGAGCCCGGGCGGGAGCAGGGCGGGCCGCGCCCCG GTCTTCTGGAGGATGGGAAATTGGCTCAGACTGGTGTAACTACAGCATCAGCCCCATCTGGAACACTGAACACTGAGAAGAGGAACAACTGCGGTTCTCAGTGTGCCAACCCCATGGTCCACAGCATGGGAGCCACGACACAGAGGCAGAATGGCTTCAAAACCACAGAG AGTAAATGGAACCCACAGAAAATGTCCACAAAAGAAGTTGCCATTAATGTTACAAAAAGCATCAGACAAagtgacagaaggaaaacaaagaattgTGCcaattaa